The Magallana gigas chromosome 6, xbMagGiga1.1, whole genome shotgun sequence genome includes the window TTGAAGAAGCTGGAGGCCTGCTCATCCAGGTAAATTGTTTCATTCaatgtataaaatatgaataggtaaacttcaatatttgtttacttCTCTGGCAGTCAGTcctattttggtttttttttttttcagtgaaacttGTCTTAATATTCTGAACAGAATCTCATCAAAGTTTGTAGTTAATAAGTACATATTATGCATAGATGTgcatagattatttttcaaggaGTTATgccattttatttgattattttttgtagTAAATGCATACATAACCATTTATTTTGTGTAGCATTGTCAAGCTATGTGGGGGCTTGGGTTATTTGAGCTTAATCATATTCTTTCATATTGGTGACTTGCAGAACAAATCTAGAAGGCGTTCCCCCGGAGGAGTATATATTCACTTGCTGAAATCAGACAATACCATTTCAAAGGACAAAATCATTGATATATTTGCTAAAGAAGAGGAGGACTTCATTCACACAATGGAAGAAAGGAAACGGATAAGAAAAgaacaaaatcaaaagtaagCATTAAAGATAACTTTGTTTCTTTACACAGTGAAACTTCTCaatgtatgcatgtacatgtaattaccaAATTAGAACTTAAATGAAATTCTAAATGGTTATATGtcaataaagatttttaaaaacaaaacaattgatttttaacAGTTCCTGTAGAATCACAAAACGGGGAAATTTTATCTCAAGAAAACCTCCGCTTCTTTAGTACTTCTGTTTGTCTTACACCTCTACTCTTTATTTTTAGGAGAAAAGAGAGACGAAGACTAAGAAGACTACTACCTCAATCCAAGTTAATGCAGAAGGCTAAGGCCTCCATGGACACAGACAGCAGACCCAATGAcagagaaaaagaagaagaaaatgccATGGGGTCAGCAGAAAGTGAAAATGAAAGTGGAAATGAAAACTTGTCAAGTAGTGAACCTGAGGCCAACCTGGGTCAGTTTGAGGTCAATGAAAAAGATGTGGTGGAGATAGATATTGGAGTGGATGAGATGATCGATTAAGCTCCGTCTAGTGCTACTCACCGATTCTGTGGTATGTGTCATCTGGTTATGACAACTACGTATTCTGGATTTAATATACGTGAATTGGCAGGCCTGGTACCTGGCCAGTGATGGAGAAACCTGACTGAAGAGCACTCAGTATATGATGCTCTGAACTTATCTTTGTGTTGATAACTGTATCTTAATCAGTGTATGTTGAGGTTTGTCTTCTTAATTGATAATTACACAGTAAAAAGACTTCACAGGACAGTTCTGCCAAGCAGATACCactttattcaaaaatgttaatgaatataTGCACTAAGTAATGTACTTTTTCAAGTCATcaacataaaataaaacttgcGCATGGTAACACTATACTTGTAATTTTTGGGTTGTGAGGGACATAGTCAGTTTTGAAAGGATATTCTGGTAATATACAGATTGccaaaaatcaaattcatattttttctgtatTGTGCAGGTGAATGAATAGTGATATTTACCAGTTCCTGCTAGAACTGTTGTATATCACAAGTTTACACTTCAGCCTAGAGTGAAGGATCCTGAGTGGTAGCTAAATTGTGAATTtctcgaaataaacaataatatcaagtataattttataaatagatttttcccccaaaatgggtcatctaacagcgtagcgcagtgggttagagctTTCACTACGGATCTTTAAGTCGGgagttcgaatcctgctggggatttttacctttccaaaaattgttaaaacatactttttggtcaaatattgtgaaatttgaaaattctaaactggtgaaagtatttcagtTATAATGttctttaatccacattaatatcgacagatgtcccatgtACCACCTTAATGGTGTTTTGTTATGAAGGAAGTTTTGTGGATCCAAAATGGTTCATCTCTGTAAAGGTCCTTGTTTAAAATGTGGGTCCTCTCTGATTTATTTGCAGTAAATCATCATGATTTCAAGTGAAGTTGTGTCAGATGAGGGTGACTGGTAAACTAAATATCTCTAAAAGAAAAGAGAAGAGGAAGTCCTCTGAGTCTTGAGCTTATCAgatttttaaagtatgaaaCTTATCAACTCGTGTGTACAATGCAGATGGATATATCACTTCAAAGTTGTCAAACTCATTGCTTGCAAGATGAGAAATTATTGATATCTTCTTCTAAGTGTGTTCCTTActtcataatttataaattttaaattttttttaatacttatcCAGATGCTTTACAAAGTTTGACACAATTGCCTAGGCAGGTCGTGATgagaaatgtataaaaaatggagatttatgtaaaaatttggaTCAGCAAGCTTCAGGCAGGTCAAACTTCATAAACTTCTTGcatgaaaaagttttgatcAAGGTCAGAAagttatgaaattgtttttaattttcccTTGTGCATTTTTACCCTTGTGCATTGTTTTTTGAAACTGTCTTGAAAAAATTTGTTGAACAGTACTGTCTCAGAAACTaagcaaaaatgaaagaaatagtgaagtcaaggtcatatggaaggtcaaggtcagaaCAATATGAACTTACCCATATGCATCTTTCTCtggattttgaagaaaatatataGGAACAGTATTTTTAAACTGAGCCAAATGCAATGGcttatttgaaacaaaacaacaatttaatTAACATAAAACAATCTTCAGACTTGGAGTCATTCTATTTGATACTGAAGTTcttaaattcatacaaaaattTGCAAAAGATTAGTGTCCTGTACTTATgacaaaatcaaaattcttGCTCTCAATGCATTTGTTTATGTTCTTGTACTCTTGGTTTTTCATCTGTCCCTGTGTTATGATATAAAAGAGGGACATGCACACAATTTTAGCTCAAgtttttaaattccattttaaagTCTCATGATTAAACTGTGCAATTTGAAATCTTTACCCAAATTTGACAGGGAAACACAGAGCTTATAAttgtttgttatgtaaacaaagtcagGCAATGTTTTTGCAAATAATGAACTGTTACAATAACAATATCTGATATTTACATTTGGTAAACCAATCAACATGTCATGTTAACAATTCTAgacattaaaaaacatttgaGCTCAAATTGGGTCTATTTTCCATGCATTTTTCACATACTGGTTCTTTTCAACAAACTAGAAAACCTGATGTTTTCatcatataatttattacacatttttttcattataacaaaacttttgtaCAGCCATCCAGCAGTAAGAGATAGAGCAGGGTTATTTCCCCTACATTGGGCAAACTTTAATAATTCCTTAATACAACAGTTGTGTAAACATGGataatttacaatttactttttatcaATACAGAGAAATCATTAAAAACCCAAGTTCAATGAATTTAATGGAATTAAAACACCAGTTGATGTTCAGGCACTTGACCAATCAAATAATGGAAAATTGTAAAGTTCAAATTTACCCAGtaattgaattgattttaattttgccCATTTTTACTGACAAAATAACAGGTATGAAAAAATTGATAGTAAGTCAATTACATTTCATCacagtaaaaaaaagaagaagaaattaaCAGACCACCATAACAAAGACATGTCAAGAAATGGCTTTAATAATATCTAATTCAAACAcattaattctaaataaaatgcaaatatcaATTTATCTACATGGAGTATaacatttggtaatatgatacTTATAACAACTAGCTACACATACATAACCCATACCCTCAGTCTATTCCCCTCAGTTACCTCCCCTTACTGTCGGAGGGCAGAGGGTTTTTCTTACTTCAAATATGAAATACCTAAACAATAGAATACTACCGACATATCTATCAACCAATCTAAAACACAACATTGGTAGAGCTCATTTTGTACTTCATATATATCAACACGACTGGTCCTAAACATTCTTAATATCCATCCACCATCTACCGTCTTCGGTCACATATTGGTACATGCACAGgaattattgagaaaaaagttgcAACAAAAAACCGGTTTTTGAAAACACTGATACAGTCTACAGGTATAACTTTGGTAAAACTTCTTCAAAATACTATCACTATACAAAGTTTATATCTTTTGGTCTTTCTAACAGAGTGAAGACTTTTCCTCATGTTTCTTTTTGGTTTGAGACAACCCTTATGATTCCTTTACCTTTGACCCCTTGATGGACGGATGATTGGATGGAATCGACCGAGATAAATAGCCCAAGACAGAGAAGATTCACTGGTGTAACATTATCCCTAAATCCCCTAACCTAGCTTAGGTTGTCTGTCAGCCCCCTCCCTTTGCTAAATCTGAACATTATTTGTGAGGTAAATACgtttttaataaacattcaaGAAAAACAGCTATATAAAAGAATGAATACGGTATTTATGTGATAAAGTTTTTACAATACCTGAAGGAAAATCTTAGTGATTTCCAGACATTatccacataaaaaaaaacttcatggATAAATACTAACAAGTGTACATGATGAatgcatacaaaataaattagatGTAACACTTTCCACAGTATAtgataaaaatgtaatattttttccctaacaaagaaaaaaaataatagaaatatagAACTACAGTATATTCATCTGATTAAATAACTTGACAAACATCAAATGAAGATAACATGAGAAATGGACACCCCTGGACTGTCATGCAAATGACGGCCAAGAGCAACGTGGaaaattgatatacatgaaCTATAGACATTACTTGAGCTTCTACTTGTGTGAGTCAAGTATCAATATTATTCTTCACAAATTGAGGTACATAATTAATTCCTAGTTTGGCACCCAACATCGGGTGATGTTGATACAAGTGAGCTTTATAACCTACAGGTAaacatattttctatatttttggcAAATGCATTTCCACAACTGAACTTGTATTCGATATCACAAGTTTGccattttttcataaatcacaAATCAAATCACAGTACAACAAATCTATCACATtgattaaacaaacaaaacaggAAATATGACTAGATCTTAAGCTCACTTTCCCTTTGTAAGAAGCCTTTACAAAGACAAGTAAAGTAATTGTCGCCCAAATTAGTATGCAGCTCTTTGCAGAGCACAAGAATTTTCAAActattttgatgtttaaagAGGAATATGGGACCAGTTGTGACTGACACTTGATGGGATAGTGTTTCTACAAtatttgtagattttattttaccaccataattttttgtttacaaagtaCTATATTCCGTATTCTTTTCTTAAAACAGTGCAAGCATTCACTCTGATATAATCACTAATGATGACGATAGCATCAGTTTTGGGCATCAACAAAAGGAAAGTTGGTCCTAATAATTCTTGAACATGTCACTATATAATTTCATATGTAACATCGTAGCACaattgtttgaattaaaaaatttgagaaaaaataaactataaactgatttaatattaaaaatttaacaatgaACAAGAGTATGCATACAACCAACTCTGGGACAAAGAGCTCACCTATAAACATGGAGTCTTGTCACAAAAGCAACAGAGACCAAGAATAACTTAACAATATAATACAAAGAATACACACGTCTCTTACAAGTCTTCTGATAAACCAATGTCTTACAGATGGTTGTCAAGACACCAATAGCACTCTGGCTGGGGTTTTGTTTGAACAAATACAACTATGAGATCTTTACAAAAATAGAGATGACTGCATGTTTGCTCCTGGGGGTTAGTGAAGAGGGGATCAGTACAAGTCAGTACTACTGTCCTTGGAACACCCTGCCACCCCGGGTGGTAACAGGTCCAGCTCGAGTCTTTATCTTCTGGCACTTGTGTCCATGTTCATACAAAAATGAGGTAAAAAGCAACGAGCTGTTCAGTCCACAGCAACCTGTGTCACGATGGGACACACTTGCTCATTTCACTCTGGTTCATATTGTTTCACATTGGTTCACACTCTCACTCAGACTAATTTTACTCTGGTTCACACTTTAGGCTTATACTCTGGTTTGTGAATTGGGTTACTATGGTTTACTCAGAACCAGACTTGCCAACCAGAACAGTGTTTTAATCATCATGATGCTTCATCTTCTGATTTTTCTTTCCAGTATCGATAATTCTCCTGTAGGTGGGCCATCAAATCAGGAATATCACAGAAATCTAAAAACCCAGTCAAAATAGTCAATACAAATGTACAAGTATCAGTTAAAGTCATTAACCcttttgttatattaaaaacCCAGTCgaaataataaatacaaatgtacaagtATCATTTAAAGTCATTAACCCTGTTGTTATACTAAAATCGAAGAAATGTTTGATGTAATTGAGATGGTAATGAGTTTGTAACATTTCAAAGACGAATTGCAAAACAACTTACAATCCCAGGCATCAAACATGTCATTGATGAAGAAGTCTATAAAACTGGTTTGTGATTTTGGTATACTGCAGGTTTTTCTATCAAATGCAGGCATAACCACAGGTAAGTTTCTTCTCTTTTCTTCATCAGTCTAAAAAACAGGTAAACAATGCCAAGTAATTCCACTGTAACATATTTATAAGTTTTAAGTCTTAGTACTGGTAAAATAAAGACATAACACTGCAGATTTCAACGTTTGTATAAATACACTGGGGTACTGACTTTTAATTCATGATTTATTTGTGATATTGAtacattagttttttttttttcatgtaccggtactgtacatgtataaagatacATTTGAAGTATGTGAGAAATGATGATTTCCTTTACTTTGGCTAAATGTTCTCTGTGTTTTGTGTACCTGTATGAAGTATTCCTCGGCGATGCGTTTGGCCCACTCTATACACATCTCCGTAGTTCTACACGGATTACTGACGTCTGCACACTTTATCAGCATGCGCTTAATCAGAGAGCGGTTTTCAGGGGTGGACAACTGGTTTATAATTGCCATGCTGTCGGGTGAGCCTGTCCCactctgaaaaaagaaataaatactaTCAATATCATCattgagagaaagagagagagagacagagagagagagagagaatgagagagagagagtttgtttatttttgaattacCATTGAAGAAGTTTCCTCTAGTTTCAGCGTGCTTTTGTTGACACAGCTGACAAACTTGTTGAGGTGTTCAAAGTGTTGCTTCATCTCTGTAGCCAGCACCATGTCAATAATGGTCTCCCTCAGGGGAGTGTACTCATCTCTTGTTaggtttttaaagatattgacaGAGTTGTCTTTCCATGATAATTGGAAGCCCAAGGCAGCATGATGGTTTTCAAGAACAGCTCTggaataacaaaatatacatttctGTAAATTTCACAATCAGCTTCATTTAGTCATCACTAACTTAAACAGCTTAGAAGAATATAAACATGTATCCCTAAAACAAATTAAGGTAATTATTAGAATATATACTGGtaactttgattaaaaaaaatattttcaaaaatagcaATATTTTATTCCATAAAATATCTGTAGCATACCTCATTCAGCACAATATACACCAAGCACCCCATTTTTTTTCTCCTCAATATTTTGGAATTACTCAACTCAGTTGTCGACTCAAATCCATAAAATACAAGTGAatgaatttatgataaaatCTCAGATTTGACACCATGAGGGTAGTTGAGAATACTATATGTATTAGTTAACGACACTGGGGCCTGTTATTAAAGTTTTGAGATGTCAATGATATCCCATGTATTTATAACAGATTTGTTGATTTGTCTTCACCTCTACCGGGCATTTAACTGAGCACAAAGTGGGTGTATGACTAGGATGTGCAAGGATCGAGACTTAATGGAATGGTATTAAAGGCCACATTTTAATGTCACCACTACTGGCTACACCTTATTATAACATGGCCGGTAAATGGTTTAAGAATGTTATTTAAGggcttatgaaattaaaacattgaTGGGGATaatattataaacatatatgACAATTCTATTAAATATGTACCGCTATACAGTGGTACTTCAAccattatgtatatatattaaggCAATTGATATATATTGTGTATGTATCACATTAATAACTTTAGACcaccattaaaaattaattattcttcaaaataattttgtttaaatgaattttgtttaacaacATTTGAAGTGATTGAATTTTAAACCTTGTgaatttaaccccccccccccccaaaaaacatCAAAGGGTGAATGTACTTAATGACCAAATGTCCATGGAGTTTTAGGAACGTGAAGcacaagatatacatgtatagacattAATGGACAGGGTTTGTACAGCCAATGCTATCATCTTATGATCTATTTCCCCCCCCTGACATGAAAGGTCATCAATATATTACAgcttaaatgtaaacaaagcttacTAACTGTCAAAATATGGACTTAAAAGATTTTGGTCGGGCAAGAAACAGGGTACTCAGCGATTTAGATAGACCAGCTGAGAGTtgctaaacaaaatatgtttccttttaCATGGTTAAAGTTCCAGGTTCAAATAAAAGCAGACTGGTAAATGGAAATCTAATGAAAAATGTGGGACAGTTTTTTGGTCATTTTCAGTTCCTTTAATTAATTAGAGACAGCCAAGGAGATTCTAGTGACACCCCTTTCCCTAAATCTTAATTTGTAGACGATATACAAGTAGCCAGACCACAATTACGGCTATTGACACATACACCTGTCATGTTGATTTCTACATCAGTCTTCCAACCAAAGTGGACTGTCACTTTCAGGCTAGAATAACATCTGACACAAACATAAGTCACTCTTACAGTGCTGTCGTATAGACAGGACTTACTGGTCATTGTACATGAGTGCCAGGGGATTCTTCTCATTGATTAGGAAGGCATTAGTGTAGCCAGGGTGGTCTACATCATGAATAATGGCAGCTATCAAACAAGCAACCTGGTCCATTTGGTCTAGTACAGcctacaaaaaaaacccaaatcaaCTTTTACAAAAAGGATTAATCATTTGCTAATTTTCTGGTGCATCAGCTTTTTCAAACTTTACCAACCAGTTGGCAATAAATAGGGATTTACATGAACATATAAATGTACTGTTACATGACTAATGAGAGAATACACTTCATGGAAatgtttcatattatttaatgtttataaaaggTATCAATTATCtgtatttacaaaaacatataCATAAAGTTGCTGGCTGTGTAAATTTTCtcaagttggggggggggggggggtgttttcatttcaattaaaaaaaaaacaagtttaattTATAGGCCTTGTATGtggaaatacaaaatatttggaatCCCCATAGTCAAGAAAGTAGCTATATAAACCCTAAAATTACATGACTGTCCTTTTGTTTTCCTCAAGTGAAACACAGTATTTTATCACTTCTAACTCCTATATGATGTctgcaaacatacatgtacatgtaatatattcaaacatttataaaacatttatctGAAAATGTCATGATAATATAGATACACATAAAGTGTATTAGTTACATAATGCTGTACTTTTGcagttttgaatttcaaataattctttaatttatcaatttacatttaaaacctTGAACTTCAAATAAATTGGATAGATTAATAAGCCTAGAAAATTTGGTATTACATGATGTTATCCATTAATGGACACTCTACACCTCTTTTTAATGACTCTCTTTCATGCGTTTTTCTAGATCTGGAAATAATTCCATGACTACTTCATTTGCAGATGTCCAGCGGCAATAAGCAGAGTTGACACTAACACAATCAGAAAAAGTCAATATCTCCCAGAATGAACTTACAATGTGGgaaggaaaaaaacccacatcaATACTGACCAATACAAAAGAAGCCTTTTCAACCCTTctccctttttttttcttttcagataaCTAGAGAAACACACATATCTAGTGCAAGATCAGAAAGGGTGCACTTCTTAGAGAGTAGGGCTCCATTCATCAGTCATGATCAATCTTAATAACAATTGGTGGAGAGTTTATGAAGTCACCTTTAAGTTCACCGAATTCATTAGCATGTGTTACATGACTTTGATGCTCATTCCTGAAGAGCACTTTTAACACTAAAACACCAATCTATCAACACCTGTGAATCTTTTaccttttttctcttttttttttttggtttaaacaCTCATATCTATTcaaaggtataaaaaaaaattcaacaacgAAAATTTTTCTAGGTAGTTGAGAACAAGCTGATCAGGttattgttcaataaaaattatcaattgaGAAATTATATTAAGTTAAAATTCTGCACCTGATTTCGTTCTCTTGTAAGAAAAAATGCTGTGGCATGAAGCACATCTGCAGCGTGTGTAGAGTTGTGGTAAGAATTTGTGGAATGATAGTTGGCCTCTATTAAGTTTAACCAGTTCATGACTGTCATTTCATCAACACGTAAAAAGTCACAGACACCAAATCGAGCCATTGCTTTTAATCCTAAGTGAACCAAAGGTCTGAAAGtagaaattagaaaaaattcaGAATCAATTGTTCAAATCAGTGGTTTACaaaaaatactgtggaatcatcaatGTTCGTGGGGGACCAATATTTGTGGCTTTCATGGGTAACATTTGCCCGCGAATCTACCGGTATATCCCCACTAACCTGCAAACaagcatttttttaacatttatttaagaCTATTTCGATTAcactaccaacgaaattacgtccccaagaaacaggaaaattttggctacccacgAACATAGACCTCCATGACTAAAAATGAATCAACAGTATATTGTTAGCTACATTTCACATTCGTTTTACACAATATGTTCAATTAGTTTGGGCGTGTGATGGTTTTTTCCCATATATATCAAACAGACTGATCATttcatcaaaaattaaaaatcaagaatACACAGGACTTATTATATTGGATAAAAATAAGAGTATGCAAATTCCACCCCGATATTGAAACTGAATGAGATCTGATGAAAAACATATTATCTCTCTATTTCCAACTCACCGTTTGGCTGTTGCCTTTTCTAAGTTGATAATGTTGAAATCCCATGAGGGTTCTAGTTCTAGTATTTCTAATACTTCTGGTTGCATCTGTGATAGCAAATTGTTGGGAATGTGGATATGGTGACCAGacactgaaaataaaaactcaaTGTTAAAAAGTCACGATAGTACATTATTCTATGACAGAGGTATTATAGTAAGTTGGCATTATTACATAACTAAACAAGAACCCATTCGTACCAGGTTTACTGTGGGACACACTGCTGCTCTCTTGAGAACTAGTTATGAGTTGTCGTTTTACATTTTgctgaaagaaaacaaaaatacatgtacatgtgtataaaacaATAGTTTCTTTTTCCTTGTTGCCATAGCAATCTTTGATAAACTCATTTATGACAAGATTTGAATATTACCAGTTCTTCTCAGTAGCAAGTAAACtcatatttaatcaaattttattgatgcaaaTTCGTCTTGGTAGGGAGTGAACTCACCGAAACCAGCCCGCCCACAAGGTCAGAGGTCATCGTGTCCCCCTCTTTCATTGGTTGTACAAAGTGTGGCGAGTACAATTGACTGGTTCGTAATATCTCTAGGACTTTGTCCAGCGCCTGAACCACTGTGATGGGGCTGTTTTCCTGTGCTGCATTTATGATGTTAATAACCTGGGAATAATTTAAACcacaaataaatttaatgaatgaaCTAGATAAATTGTTGACCTAGTTAGGAACTGGATGGATAGAAACAGCAGGAGGATAGAGTATATACCTTGGTTATGGGGGCTTCTACAGTCATGGAATGAATCTTGGCTAGAGACTCTCTCCTTCTAGGATATCCATGGGCCACCCCACCTACAATCAGATATAATCGCAATGTACAACGCAAAGCTTAATATATCatacatatacacatgtacataaacatgtatatacattcatTTGTTTATGAAGATACATGTTCTATAGAAATCTCTAAGAGATCATGAGTAAAGGTGTTAGAAGAAAAGAGATATTACACGTAGTCCTAAATAAACAAGATATTCTATATTCTCATTGGTTCATAATTAACCATTTACTTGTACAATATTTCCTGCGATGAGGAAACTAAGAATACTATGTATGCCAAAAGATTGTTATCTATATATCCCCAAATTTGTTCATGTTTAAATAAACTTAATCTAAATGACAAAACATTTCATCATTATGCTGTTTTTTATTGTAGTCTACAAAAGCTAAATTTTCTATAACCTTTTAAGTTTTCCCCCTTCCTTACTTTTGAGAACAAGACAATGAATGTACAGTCCATTAACATAGCATTGATTTATAGCTGTTTTTATGAGTTGGTTTATGTCATTACTGTATAGTCAGTTGGATCTATTAAACTGCAAGCTTATCAAAAGACTGAAGGAATTAATACAAGGTAAATGAAGGAATGAGAAGCCACTACAGGAGGTATAAGAATTAATTGTCAAGTTGATAAGACTGATGTACAACACACAGTACAGGAGGATCTGTATGATCAGCATTAGTCttactatatatatacacaagtGTAAGTCAGGCTGTCATAATAGGATTCAGTATCAAATGCATCAGGAGTTTACAGTGGTCACAAACATCAGGTCATACAATATCCTAGACAACAGCTTCTACATTGCAAAACTGGCATAAAAATGAGCAGGCATGCATTCACTGTTGTTGtcaaaaattaacttttataatttcaaatgtgGCAACTGAAGAAggcttttgaaaattaattatttttttaaaaatataatttgttattattgaccaacttcaaaaataaattcaacaaAGGCTACAGCTTTATATGGAAATAGCCTACTTgcattaaacttttattttgaaaaaaaaaaaaatgtttcaagtGTCAAGTGGTGGAAGTTTGTAGAATATGATAGGCACTCAGTgcaaaaaaatgtcaaatgaaGCACAGAAATTAGTAAGTGTGTTGAAACTGCAATCATTCTATGGTTGATCACTCACTAGATCTCCGTCGGAAACTGACCGGTAACCCCAACTTGACTGTAACCAACAACGAaaccaatcaaaatcaaagtacagtGCGGTCATGGTAACATCAAATATTCCATCAACCAGTTCTCCTGGTCTCTATCACAATGCTTATCTACCTTTACAATTGTCTAACACGTATGATGGAATGTTACAACATACAGATCTACTGACAACATTTACAGACTTTTGGTGGCGTACTTTTGACAGGGACAACTGATTCTGCACTCACCATTGGCTAGGTTGTACTCGGCTTCCTTTATCCTATCGCTGTATGAGGTATCTGGGGTTGTCTTTTGTACAGAAACAATGTGGGAAAGTTTCCTGTAAAAGTATAACACCTGTCATTCTATTCACATACATCCACATCTTCTCCTTCCTATCGAAATTTGGTGCcatttgtatattatttttgttaaattgagttttataatcatttgctgttataaagtttaatatttgagaaactaaaatataatgaaaaatatacagcCAGGAGTGTCCTTCAATAAATGATATCAACTCACCCTCCTGGTCCAAGT containing:
- the LOC105347718 gene encoding high affinity cAMP-specific and IBMX-insensitive 3',5'-cyclic phosphodiesterase 8B isoform X3, with protein sequence MTSRRMSSQYKLPRLQEERQKIKLGSVAITLPDYPHYSPERSSPTKPFVSSRINTKHNKIHRNKKPSRSSKRILVEDISLSEEILIDLQDEMNTENEVTFGPMKLKQKNLSILLVFAKEDAQSDGFWWAADKMGYKCFIAHNAEGALECYLDKHHDVVIIDHRNNKSFDPEALCRSMRATKSSDHTVIVAVTKRIAPEKDEPSVLSLLKAGFNKRIPENHNVNSCINELLCLEYGEVRSQLKLRACSAVFSALDNISEAVQICNEDNQIQYVNPAYERLTGYSADEVIGKDATEMAKADRNKTDLHDTINNQLKKGKFWEGTYHTRRKSSDVGISTHCVFSPILGPGGKLSHIVSVQKTTPDTSYSDRIKEAEYNLANVKLGLPVSFRRRSSGVAHGYPRRRESLAKIHSMTVEAPITKVINIINAAQENSPITVVQALDKVLEILRTSQLYSPHFVQPMKEGDTMTSDLVGGLVSQNVKRQLITSSQESSSVSHSKPVSGHHIHIPNNLLSQMQPEVLEILELEPSWDFNIINLEKATAKRPLVHLGLKAMARFGVCDFLRVDEMTVMNWLNLIEANYHSTNSYHNSTHAADVLHATAFFLTRERNQAVLDQMDQVACLIAAIIHDVDHPGYTNAFLINEKNPLALMYNDQAVLENHHAALGFQLSWKDNSVNIFKNLTRDEYTPLRETIIDMVLATEMKQHFEHLNKFVSCVNKSTLKLEETSSMSGTGSPDSMAIINQLSTPENRSLIKRMLIKCADVSNPCRTTEMCIEWAKRIAEEYFIQTDEEKRRNLPVVMPAFDRKTCSIPKSQTSFIDFFINDMFDAWDYFCDIPDLMAHLQENYRYWKEKSEDEAS
- the LOC105347718 gene encoding high affinity cAMP-specific and IBMX-insensitive 3',5'-cyclic phosphodiesterase 8B isoform X13, yielding MKLKQKNLSILLVFAKEDAQSDGFWWAADKMGYKCFIAHNAEGALECYLDKHHDVVIIDHRNNKSFDPEALCRSMRATKSSDHTVIVAVTKRIAPEKDEPSVLSLLKAGFNKRIPENHNVNSCINELLCLEYGEVRSQLKLRACSAVFSALDNISEAVQICNEDNQIQYVNPAYERLTGYSADEVIGKDATEMAKADRNKTDLHDTINNQLKKGKFWEGTYHTRRKSSDVGISTHCVFSPILGPGGKLSHIVSVQKTTPDTSYSDRIKEAEYNLANVKLGLPVSFRRRSSGVAHGYPRRRESLAKIHSMTVEAPITKVINIINAAQENSPITVVQALDKVLEILRTSQLYSPHFVQPMKEGDTMTSDLVGGLVSQNVKRQLITSSQESSSVSHSKPVSGHHIHIPNNLLSQMQPEVLEILELEPSWDFNIINLEKATAKRPLVHLGLKAMARFGVCDFLRVDEMTVMNWLNLIEANYHSTNSYHNSTHAADVLHATAFFLTRERNQAVLDQMDQVACLIAAIIHDVDHPGYTNAFLINEKNPLALMYNDQAVLENHHAALGFQLSWKDNSVNIFKNLTRDEYTPLRETIIDMVLATEMKQHFEHLNKFVSCVNKSTLKLEETSSMSGTGSPDSMAIINQLSTPENRSLIKRMLIKCADVSNPCRTTEMCIEWAKRIAEEYFIQTDEEKRRNLPVVMPAFDRKTCSIPKSQTSFIDFFINDMFDAWDYFCDIPDLMAHLQENYRYWKEKSEDEAS